In one Candidatus Nitronereus thalassa genomic region, the following are encoded:
- the pfp gene encoding diphosphate--fructose-6-phosphate 1-phosphotransferase — MKGNLKKIGILVGGGPAPGINSVIEAAMLRGLSEGLEVIGLMDGFHWLMQGDTSHIIPLNEDTVHRIHFRGGSLLRTSRANPTKDPKHLKTTLASLQSLNIDGLITIGGDDTASSAMRLEQLAGGSLQVVHVPKTIDNDLCLPHGISTFGFQTARHLGVEIVKNLMVDAHTTSRWYFAVAMGRKAGHLALGIGKAAGNAITIIPEEFHHRPLRLSNLSNILLGSIIKRLGAGRPDGVAILAEGLPELLNPEDLSEVGDVERDEHGNIRFAELDIGQVLKETVQRELKHYGIKLTIVTKNIGYELRCADPIPYDMEYTRDLGYCAAQFLLEGGNAAMVAIDTGKFTPLPFKDMLDPDTGKAKIRLVDVESEYYKIARQYMARMEREDVESHEAIAKFSQVLKISPEDFTQKFGNISEDNRNS; from the coding sequence ATGAAAGGCAACTTGAAGAAAATTGGAATCTTGGTCGGCGGAGGACCCGCCCCAGGTATCAACAGCGTGATCGAAGCCGCCATGCTACGTGGCCTATCCGAGGGGCTGGAGGTCATTGGCCTCATGGATGGCTTTCACTGGTTGATGCAGGGAGACACCTCGCACATTATCCCACTGAATGAAGACACCGTTCATCGTATCCATTTCAGAGGCGGGTCACTTCTCAGAACGTCACGAGCCAATCCCACGAAGGATCCGAAACATCTGAAGACAACCTTGGCCTCCTTACAAAGCCTGAATATAGACGGATTGATCACGATTGGTGGAGACGACACGGCCTCGTCTGCCATGAGACTCGAACAATTAGCCGGCGGATCGCTTCAAGTGGTTCACGTCCCCAAAACTATCGACAACGATCTATGTCTACCCCACGGCATTTCCACGTTTGGATTTCAAACCGCTCGCCACCTCGGTGTTGAAATCGTCAAGAACCTCATGGTGGATGCCCATACGACTTCTCGATGGTACTTTGCTGTCGCCATGGGACGTAAGGCCGGGCATCTGGCCTTAGGCATAGGAAAAGCCGCGGGAAATGCGATCACCATTATCCCCGAGGAATTTCATCATCGCCCTCTCAGACTATCAAACCTGTCGAACATTCTTTTGGGTTCAATTATCAAACGCTTAGGTGCAGGACGACCCGATGGCGTGGCGATTTTGGCAGAGGGGTTGCCCGAACTCTTAAACCCCGAAGACTTATCTGAGGTCGGAGATGTGGAGCGGGATGAGCACGGCAATATTCGGTTTGCGGAACTCGATATTGGGCAGGTCTTGAAAGAGACGGTTCAACGGGAACTCAAACATTACGGAATCAAACTCACCATTGTGACCAAAAACATCGGCTATGAATTACGATGCGCCGACCCCATACCTTATGATATGGAATACACTCGAGATTTGGGATACTGCGCCGCTCAATTTCTTCTCGAGGGCGGCAATGCCGCGATGGTCGCCATCGATACGGGGAAGTTCACGCCGCTTCCTTTTAAGGATATGTTAGACCCTGATACTGGAAAGGCAAAAATTCGACTCGTGGATGTTGAATCGGAATACTACAAAATCGCGAGGCAATACATGGCACGAATGGAACGCGAGGATGTTGAATCTCATGAAGCCATCGCCAAATTCTCTCAGGTGTTAAAGATCTCACCTGAAGACTTTACACAGAAATTTGGCAACATCTCGGAGGACAATCGTAATTCATGA